One Ananas comosus cultivar F153 linkage group 1, ASM154086v1, whole genome shotgun sequence DNA window includes the following coding sequences:
- the LOC109718132 gene encoding putative germin-like protein 9-2 produces the protein MASKCLSLSFLIPLLAVAAPLTALAGDPDIVSNFLLPQNLTASNITGAFFTFTGMRQIMNANEPTTFTVLKATAAEFPALNGQSVSSAVLIYPPSSVNPPHTHPRSAELLFLIVGALDVGFVDTTDKLYTQTLQPGDLFVFPKGLVHFQYNRGSESALAVSAFGSANAGTVSVPAAVFGTGIDDWILAKSFKTDVATIQEIKAGLTPKAQDLR, from the coding sequence ATGGCAAGCAAATGCCTAAGCCTTTCCTTTCTCATCCCCCTCCTCGCCGTTGCGGCCCCTCTAACGGCCCTCGCTGGCGACCCCGACATCGTCTCCAACTTTCTCCTCCCGCAGAACCTCACCGCCAGCAACATCACGGGCGCCTTCTTCACCTTCACCGGTATGCGCCAGATAATGAACGCCAACGAGCCGACAACCTTTACAGTCTTGAAAGCCACCGCTGCGGAATTCCCTGCCCTCAACGGTCAGAGCGTCTCCTCCGCCGTGCTCATCTACCCCCCGTCCTCCGTCAACCCACCGCACACCCACCCTCGCTCTGCAGAACTACTATTCCTCATCGTAGGCGCCCTCGATGTCGGCTTCGTCGACACAACTGACAAGCTTTACACCCAAACGCTCCAGCCGGGGGACTTGTTTGTGTTTCCGAAAGGACTGGTGCATTTCCAGTACAACCGGGGGAGCGAGTCGGCGTTGGCGGTATCGGCTTTCGGAAGTGCGAATGCTGGGACCGTCTCGGTCCCTGCCGCCGTGTTCGGCACCGGCATCGACGACTGGATTCTCGCAAAGTCGTTCAAGACCGATGTGGCGACGATTCAGGAAATCAAAGCTGGACTTACACCCAAGGCCCAGGACTTGAGATGA